A region of the Egibacteraceae bacterium genome:
CTTGCCGGGACCGACGCTGGCGACCGTCAACCTCGTGTCGCTCTTCGGGCTGCACCGGCGCCGGCGCGGGGCGCTGGTGGGTCACCTCGCCGTGTTCGAGATGACGTCGGTCGAGCCGATGGGGCGCTACAGCGCCACCCTGCGTCGGCTGGGACTGTCGGCGTGGGCGCGACTGTTCTACGACACCCATGTCGTGGCCGACGCCCATCACCAGACGGTGGCCGCCCGCGACCTGGCCGGCGGCCTGGTGCGCGCCGAACCCGAGCTCGCCCGCGACGTGCTCTTCGGGGCCCGGGCGATCATGCACGTGGAAGGTGCGTTCACCCGCATGATCCTCGCGGCGTGGGCCGCCGGGGGCACCGCGCTGCGCATGCCAGCCCGCCGCGAGTCCGTCGCGTGACGCCCACCCGCCGGGTCGCGGGGTGAGGACCCTGCCGGCGCCGGTCAGCGACGTGCTGCCCATCCGGTCCCGGGAGATGCCGTCCCACGCACCCCCGCGGCGCTATGCTCGGTCGTCTGGTCTGGTCTGGGGCAAAGGTGAGCTATATGCGCGGTCGTGTGGCAGGGGTGCTCCTCCTGGCGGCCTTGATCGTTGGCCTGCTGCCCCCGCTGTCGGCGACGGGCAGCGAGCTCGTGCCCCGTCTGCGCCACGTGGTGATGGAGGGCCTGCCGGCGGCCGTCACCGGCGAGGCCGGCCTGTCGCAGCAGGTCCTGGCGCCAGCCGCGTTCTCCCTGGTCGGGGTCTCGGTGCCCGAGGGGACCCGGGTGCTCCTGCGCACGGGCGACGCCGCGGGTGTCTGGTCCCCGTGGGTGGAGACCGAGGCGCTGGCCGACGACGGTGACGGGCCCGAGCCGGGCAGCCACGAGGCCGCCGAGGCCCGCCCGGGGTGGGAGCGGATGAGCGAGCCCCTATGGGTCGGTGAGGCGTCGCACCTGCAGGTGCGCGTCCTCGGGGGTGACCCCGGCGACGTCGCGGTCCACCTGGTGGACTCACTGGGCTTGTCCCGCTCCCTGCTGCAGCGGTTCGTGGATGCCTGGCGGGCGCCGTGGCGTGCGGCGGGCATCACCGAGGCGCAGGCGAGCACCCGGCCGCCGATCGTGACCCGGGCCCAATGGGGTGCGGACGAGTCGCGACGCCGTGGCAACCCCGCGCACTCGGCCAGCACCCGTGCGGGCATCCTGCACCACACCGCCGGCTCCAACGACTACACCCCGGAGCAGGCTCCGGGCATCGTGCGGGCGATCTACGCCTACCACACGGGCGCCCTGGGCTGGTCCGACATCGGCTACAACCTGCTCGTCGACCGGTTCGGGACCATCTACGAGGGTCGTGCCGGGGGGCTGGAGCAGGGGGTCATCGGTGCGCACGCCGGTGGTTTCAACACCGAGACGTTCGGGATCTCGATCATCGGCACCTTCATGTCCGCGCTGCCCCCGGGGCCCGCCCGCAGCGCGGCGGTCAGCGCGATCGCCTGGAAGTTCCAGCAGCACGGCATCAACGCCGACCCCAACGCCACCGTGGACATCGTGAGCCGGGGGTCGACCCGCTACCCGCAGGGGGCGACGGCGCGCATGCACACCCTCTCGGCGCACCGCGACGTGTCGGCCACCGCGTGTCCAGGCGACGCCCTCTACGCCCACATGGGCGAGCTGCGCCAGCAGGTGTACGCCGGTGTCCCACCCCCGCCGCCGGTGCC
Encoded here:
- a CDS encoding peptidoglycan recognition protein yields the protein MRGRVAGVLLLAALIVGLLPPLSATGSELVPRLRHVVMEGLPAAVTGEAGLSQQVLAPAAFSLVGVSVPEGTRVLLRTGDAAGVWSPWVETEALADDGDGPEPGSHEAAEARPGWERMSEPLWVGEASHLQVRVLGGDPGDVAVHLVDSLGLSRSLLQRFVDAWRAPWRAAGITEAQASTRPPIVTRAQWGADESRRRGNPAHSASTRAGILHHTAGSNDYTPEQAPGIVRAIYAYHTGALGWSDIGYNLLVDRFGTIYEGRAGGLEQGVIGAHAGGFNTETFGISIIGTFMSALPPGPARSAAVSAIAWKFQQHGINADPNATVDIVSRGSTRYPQGATARMHTLSAHRDVSATACPGDALYAHMGELRQQVYAGVPPPPPVPVPPPRRLLPDLPGMLPELDLPLTDADLPVTPPTVPPAVSERRPTMRLRDLVPW